TCGGCGAGGAAATACGTCGGTTCGCTCATGAAAACCCTGGCGTCCGGATGGCGCTGCATGAGCAGGGGCAGGGAACCGACGTGGTCGTGATGGGCGTGGCTGAGGAAGATGGCGTCGATTTTTTTCCGGTCGATGCAGTCCAGATTCGGCAGGGCTTCGAAGCCGGATTTTTTGGGATGCATGCCCGCATCCAGCACCATCCTGGTTTTACCCAGAGTGAGGAGATAGGAATTGGCCCCTATCTCATTGTCTCGCGTCAGATTCTGCAGTGAGGCCATCAACCCGGACCATTTCAGGAATTATTCCGGTTCAATCCCAGCACTTCGGGGGGGATGTTGGTTTTTCCATTTTTGAACTGGCCTGAGATCCAATCGTTCAAGACTTGTTCCTGGCGCATCTGTTCTAGTTGGGGGCGAAGGGTGAGCTGCAACAGGGCGCGTTCGGCCTCGGAAATATTTTCCCGCGCGGCCAGATACAGTATGGCGGCGCCGGAGGGGCTCCGGACCGGATCGCTGATTGAACCCGGTTTGGTTTTTGCGGCCCAACCTGATGCGGCTTGCGCCAGCGGCGATGATTTCTGGTCATCGGTTTTTGCCGGAACCAGCGGCGGCAGGGTTTGGGGTTTCAGTCCGAGTTGTGCCGTGGCATCCTTCCATGTCTTGCCTTGAGCGAGGCTCGCCTTCAGGGCCTGTGCGACGCTTTTGGCCTGTTCCTGCACCCTCGAGACGGTGAGGAAATTCAAGTAATCGGTTTCCACCTGGC
The nucleotide sequence above comes from Candidatus Methylacidiphilales bacterium. Encoded proteins:
- a CDS encoding peptidyl-prolyl cis-trans isomerase; the protein is KRGQKAYVFANIFFQAYDTKQPVPDVSAEVRKQALEVKATAAFTRTESVIDSTKGKALADLAYTLNPQMPVSDYQQVDDGFIVLHLLSITPSQQKSFDTVHSQVETDYLNFLTVSRVQEQAKSVAQALKASLAQGKTWKDATAQLGLKPQTLPPLVPAKTDDQKSSPLAQAASGWAAKTKPGSISDPVRSPSGAAILYLAARENISEAERALLQLTLRPQLEQMRQEQVLNDWISGQFKNGKTNIPPEVLGLNRNNS